Proteins from one Gilliamella sp. ESL0443 genomic window:
- a CDS encoding YjaG family protein, which yields MIKNPIQLRIAKLPVWKQRLFMVCLCERMYPNFIYYCNLQQDEQSAVGYKKILDLIWESLLVENVKINFDLQLEKLESLIPVIKEDSPYMVYPAIDACQGLSEILHSYISGEIDEHSAKVSSISATTVAEFEMTKDNIELSEDEQVTLPSVIDEFDLQWEIFRLLSDENNEMLDLIKGLKMDIRSAETSNIGVFLSN from the coding sequence ATGATTAAAAATCCTATTCAATTAAGAATAGCAAAATTGCCAGTTTGGAAGCAGCGTTTATTTATGGTTTGTCTATGCGAACGAATGTATCCAAACTTTATTTATTATTGCAATTTACAACAAGATGAACAATCAGCAGTAGGATATAAAAAAATTCTAGATCTTATTTGGGAATCACTATTGGTTGAGAATGTGAAAATTAATTTTGATTTACAACTTGAGAAACTTGAATCGTTAATTCCAGTCATCAAGGAAGATAGCCCATATATGGTTTACCCTGCTATTGATGCTTGTCAGGGTCTTAGTGAAATTCTACACTCTTATATAAGTGGTGAAATAGATGAACACTCAGCCAAAGTTAGCTCTATTTCCGCAACTACTGTAGCTGAATTTGAAATGACAAAAGATAATATTGAACTTTCAGAAGATGAACAAGTAACTTTGCCTAGTGTAATTGATGAATTTGATTTGCAGTGGGAAATTTTTCGCTTATTGAGTGATGAAAATAATGAAATGTTAGACTTGATTAAAGGCTTGAAAATGGACATTCGGTCTGCAGAAACTAGCAATATTGGTGTTTTTTTGAGCAATTAA
- the hemE gene encoding uroporphyrinogen decarboxylase produces the protein MSQLKNDRYLRALQCLPVDYTPIWMMRQAGRYLPEYRQLRAKAGDFMTMCQTPELACEATLQPIRRFDLDAAIIFSDILTIPDAMGLGLYFETGEGPKFKKTISCLDDIAQLPIPDPGQSLKYVMDAIGLTKKELGGKVPLIGFSGSPWTLATYMVEGGSSKTFTKIKKMLYCAPKALHLLLEKLANSVILYLNAQIEAGAQSIMIFDTWGGVLSHESYRAFSLYYMELILSQLKRGKKSQNITSYVPVTLFTKGGGLWLDTISKSGADAIGVDWTVDLNQIEQKGKIAIQGNLDPSILYANKETIESNVESVLCEFGYHNGHVFNLGHGIHQDIPIEHVQYLVESVHTRSKRFHS, from the coding sequence ATGAGCCAATTGAAAAACGATCGTTATTTACGTGCATTACAATGTTTACCTGTGGATTACACGCCAATTTGGATGATGCGCCAAGCCGGTCGATACTTACCTGAATATCGGCAGCTTAGGGCTAAAGCTGGTGATTTTATGACGATGTGCCAAACACCAGAACTTGCCTGTGAAGCAACTTTACAACCCATTCGGCGATTTGATCTTGATGCTGCTATTATTTTTTCAGATATTTTAACCATTCCCGATGCAATGGGACTTGGTTTATATTTTGAAACAGGCGAAGGGCCTAAATTTAAAAAAACGATTTCTTGTTTAGATGATATTGCACAATTGCCTATACCAGATCCAGGACAATCTCTCAAATATGTAATGGATGCTATTGGGTTAACGAAAAAAGAGTTAGGTGGCAAAGTTCCATTAATTGGCTTTTCTGGTAGTCCATGGACTTTAGCAACTTATATGGTTGAAGGCGGTAGTAGTAAGACCTTTACTAAAATAAAAAAGATGCTTTATTGTGCACCTAAAGCATTACATTTGCTGCTAGAAAAATTAGCTAACAGTGTAATATTGTATTTAAATGCTCAAATTGAAGCTGGCGCCCAATCGATTATGATATTTGATACTTGGGGCGGGGTGCTTAGCCATGAAAGTTATCGAGCGTTTTCTTTGTATTATATGGAACTTATCTTATCTCAACTAAAAAGGGGTAAGAAAAGCCAGAATATCACTTCTTATGTTCCTGTGACGCTATTTACAAAAGGTGGTGGTTTATGGCTCGATACTATTTCTAAATCAGGGGCTGATGCCATCGGTGTTGATTGGACAGTGGATTTGAATCAGATAGAACAAAAAGGTAAGATTGCCATACAAGGTAATTTAGATCCTTCTATATTGTATGCCAATAAGGAAACGATTGAGTCTAACGTTGAGTCGGTTCTATGTGAATTTGGCTATCATAATGGTCATGTCTTTAATTTAGGACATGGTATTCACCAAGATATTCCCATTGAGCATGTACAATATTTAGTTGAATCAGTACACACACGGTCAAAAAGGTTTCATTCATGA
- a CDS encoding LysR family transcriptional regulator ArgP, with product MKRPDYRALQALDAVIKERGFERAADKLCITQPAVSQRIKQLESFFGQQLLVRTIPPKATKQGEHLLGLLHQVELLEQQWLGDNEQNTTPLSLSIAINADSLATWFLPALKPVLDKNILRFDIQVKDEEHTLELLRLGTVVAAISIQPNPLPGCLSDLLGALDYIFVASPEFAKKYFPNGVTRSSLLKAPAVAFDHLDDMHQAFLQENFSLTPGSVICHITSSSEAFVQLAKQGSACCMIPMLQVEQELKNGELVNLTEGLFQRRMLYWHRFAPESSVMQNISETLICYAQRILSQPQDRK from the coding sequence ATGAAGCGTCCAGATTATAGAGCATTACAAGCATTAGATGCAGTGATAAAAGAACGAGGATTTGAACGAGCAGCTGACAAATTGTGTATTACGCAACCAGCAGTATCGCAACGCATTAAGCAATTAGAAAGCTTTTTTGGTCAGCAACTATTAGTAAGAACGATTCCTCCAAAAGCGACTAAACAAGGTGAGCATCTTTTAGGATTATTGCATCAAGTTGAATTATTAGAACAACAATGGTTAGGTGACAATGAGCAAAATACTACGCCATTGTCATTATCAATTGCAATTAATGCTGACTCTTTAGCAACTTGGTTTTTACCCGCTTTAAAACCAGTTTTAGATAAAAATATTTTACGCTTTGATATTCAAGTCAAAGATGAAGAGCATACGTTAGAACTTCTACGCTTAGGTACTGTCGTTGCTGCAATTAGCATTCAACCCAATCCTTTACCGGGATGTTTATCTGATTTATTAGGGGCATTGGATTATATTTTTGTTGCTTCTCCTGAGTTTGCTAAAAAATACTTTCCTAATGGTGTTACTCGTTCATCGCTTTTAAAAGCGCCTGCAGTGGCATTTGACCATTTGGATGATATGCACCAAGCCTTTTTGCAAGAAAATTTTAGTCTTACACCAGGTAGTGTTATTTGCCATATTACTAGTTCATCTGAAGCTTTTGTCCAATTGGCTAAACAAGGTTCTGCATGTTGTATGATACCAATGTTACAAGTTGAACAAGAGTTAAAAAATGGTGAATTGGTTAATTTAACGGAAGGCTTATTTCAAAGACGTATGCTGTATTGGCATCGCTTTGCTCCAGAAAGTAGCGTGATGCAAAATATTTCTGAAACATTGATTTGTTACGCTCAACGTATATTGTCGCAGCCTCAAGATCGGAAATAA
- the glyQ gene encoding glycine--tRNA ligase subunit alpha, with protein MQKFNVKTFQGLILTLQDYWANQGCTVIQPLDMEVGAGTSHPMTCLRALGPEPINAAYVQPSRRPTDGRYGENPNRLQHYYQFQVILKPSPDNIQELYLGSLKELGLDPTVNDIRFVEDNWENPTLGAWGLGWEVWLNGMEVTQFTYFQQVGGLECKPVTGEITYGLERLAMYIQGVDSVYDLIWSDGAFGKTTYGDVFHQNEVEQSTYNFEYANIDFLFYCFEQHEKEAKMLLELEKPLPLPAYERILKAAHCFNLLDARKAISVTERQRYILRIRTLTKMVAEAYYASREALGFPMCQNKRSNQNASK; from the coding sequence ATGCAAAAGTTTAATGTCAAAACCTTTCAGGGTTTAATACTTACGTTACAAGATTATTGGGCTAATCAAGGTTGTACAGTGATTCAGCCATTAGATATGGAAGTCGGCGCAGGTACTTCTCATCCAATGACCTGTTTAAGAGCACTTGGTCCTGAACCGATTAATGCTGCTTACGTTCAACCTTCTCGCCGCCCTACTGATGGTCGTTATGGTGAAAATCCTAATAGGTTACAACATTATTACCAATTCCAAGTTATCTTAAAACCATCACCAGATAATATCCAAGAACTTTACTTAGGATCACTAAAAGAGCTTGGTCTTGATCCAACTGTTAACGATATCCGTTTTGTAGAAGACAATTGGGAAAATCCAACATTAGGTGCATGGGGATTAGGTTGGGAAGTTTGGTTAAACGGTATGGAAGTGACCCAATTTACCTATTTCCAACAAGTTGGTGGTCTTGAGTGTAAACCGGTGACTGGCGAGATTACTTATGGTTTAGAACGCCTTGCTATGTATATTCAAGGCGTAGATAGCGTTTATGATTTAATCTGGAGTGATGGCGCATTTGGTAAAACCACTTATGGTGATGTTTTTCACCAAAACGAAGTTGAACAATCCACTTATAATTTCGAGTACGCTAATATTGATTTCTTATTTTATTGTTTTGAACAACATGAAAAAGAAGCAAAAATGTTACTTGAATTAGAAAAACCTCTACCGCTACCTGCTTATGAACGTATTTTAAAAGCAGCTCACTGCTTCAATTTACTTGATGCCCGCAAAGCTATTTCAGTAACTGAGCGACAACGTTACATATTGCGTATCAGAACATTAACAAAAATGGTTGCTGAAGCATATTACGCCTCTCGTGAAGCACTTGGATTTCCAATGTGCCAAAATAAACGTTCTAACCAAAATGCATCAAAGTAG
- a CDS encoding DNA-binding transcriptional repressor: MKVKQRQTAILEYLQNHGQVSVDELVAHFRTTGTTIRKDLTQLNESGLVLRTYGGAMLNREIGDRAIDHKTYINTAAKKAIAQEAAKLIHEGDSIIFDAGSTVAQMIPMLAQFNNLTIMTNSLHMVNELVANDNDQTIILTGGTFRRKSASFHSNHASAIAAFESYTFDKLFMGADGVDVVGGVTTFNESYHGSVAMSKAAAKLILLVDSTKFGRRSPNVVCDIESVDTIITDNNLDDKYYDALIQKGIKVIKVKPLDK; the protein is encoded by the coding sequence ATGAAAGTTAAACAAAGGCAAACCGCAATTTTAGAATATTTACAAAATCATGGACAGGTTAGTGTAGATGAATTAGTCGCACATTTTCGGACTACTGGAACCACTATAAGGAAAGATCTTACTCAACTTAATGAGAGTGGATTAGTTTTAAGGACTTATGGTGGAGCAATGCTAAATCGAGAAATCGGTGACAGAGCTATTGATCATAAAACCTACATTAATACTGCTGCTAAAAAAGCGATTGCTCAAGAAGCCGCTAAATTGATCCATGAAGGTGATTCAATTATTTTCGATGCAGGCAGTACTGTCGCACAGATGATTCCAATGTTAGCCCAGTTTAATAATTTAACTATTATGACCAATAGTTTACATATGGTTAATGAACTGGTAGCTAATGATAACGATCAAACCATTATTTTAACAGGTGGCACTTTTCGCCGAAAATCAGCCTCCTTCCATAGTAATCATGCATCAGCAATTGCGGCCTTTGAATCTTATACTTTTGATAAATTATTTATGGGTGCTGATGGTGTTGATGTAGTTGGTGGTGTGACAACATTCAACGAAAGCTATCATGGTAGTGTGGCGATGAGTAAAGCCGCTGCAAAATTGATTTTACTCGTTGACTCAACCAAATTTGGGCGACGTAGCCCAAATGTCGTTTGTGATATAGAATCAGTTGATACGATTATTACAGACAATAATTTAGATGATAAATATTACGACGCATTAATTCAAAAAGGTATTAAAGTTATAAAAGTAAAACCTTTAGATAAGTAA
- the rpiA gene encoding ribose-5-phosphate isomerase RpiA: MTQDELKKAVGWSALKFVKPDSLVGVGTGSTAAHFIDALATIKDQIKGTVSSSEASTQKLKSYGIPVLDCNDVDSLDIYVDGADEINHNMQMIKGGGAALTREKIVSALAKQFICIVDESKVVDVLGKFPLPVEVIPMARSYVARELFKLGGKPIYRQGVVTDNGNVILDVHDLVIAKPMELEDRINSIAGVVTVGLFANKGADIALVGTSSGVKEIKK; the protein is encoded by the coding sequence ATGACACAAGATGAACTAAAAAAAGCAGTAGGTTGGTCAGCCCTTAAATTTGTTAAACCAGATTCATTAGTAGGCGTAGGCACAGGTTCTACTGCGGCTCACTTTATTGATGCTCTTGCAACAATAAAAGATCAGATAAAAGGAACTGTCTCTAGTTCAGAAGCGTCAACCCAAAAATTAAAAAGCTATGGTATTCCAGTTTTAGACTGTAATGACGTTGATAGCTTAGATATTTATGTCGATGGAGCAGATGAAATTAATCATAATATGCAAATGATTAAAGGCGGGGGAGCCGCGTTAACACGTGAAAAAATAGTATCGGCTCTGGCAAAACAATTTATCTGTATCGTTGATGAGTCAAAAGTGGTCGACGTTCTCGGGAAATTTCCACTTCCAGTAGAAGTCATTCCGATGGCCCGTTCTTATGTTGCTCGAGAATTATTCAAACTTGGCGGCAAACCTATCTACCGTCAAGGAGTGGTTACTGACAATGGCAATGTTATTTTAGATGTTCACGACCTTGTAATTGCAAAACCAATGGAATTAGAAGATAGGATTAATAGTATTGCCGGTGTCGTCACAGTAGGGTTATTCGCTAATAAAGGCGCTGATATCGCTTTGGTAGGCACGAGTTCTGGTGTGAAAGAAATAAAAAAATAA
- the ybaK gene encoding Cys-tRNA(Pro) deacylase yields the protein MTPAIRLLKKHKIKFNIHQYQHDAQQTHYGQEAADKLGLELNVVSGQIFKTLIVCINGDNKSLAVCVLPVDCTLDLKQAAKILDCKKVALADPNLAQKTTGYLVGGISPLGQKKLLPTLIDDSAKQYSMMMVSGGKRGLEIEISPQDLADQLNAKFAKLTV from the coding sequence ATGACGCCAGCCATTAGATTGCTCAAAAAGCATAAAATTAAATTTAATATCCATCAATATCAACATGACGCACAACAAACCCATTATGGACAAGAAGCTGCGGATAAACTTGGATTAGAACTAAATGTTGTTTCAGGTCAGATATTTAAAACACTGATTGTATGCATAAATGGGGACAATAAATCATTAGCAGTCTGTGTATTACCGGTTGATTGTACATTGGATCTTAAACAAGCCGCTAAAATTCTTGATTGCAAAAAAGTAGCATTAGCTGACCCGAATCTAGCACAAAAAACAACAGGTTATTTAGTCGGTGGGATAAGTCCTCTCGGACAAAAAAAGCTATTACCTACACTCATTGATGATAGTGCTAAACAATATTCAATGATGATGGTATCAGGGGGTAAAAGAGGATTAGAAATCGAAATATCACCACAAGATTTAGCTGATCAATTAAATGCTAAATTTGCTAAATTAACGGTTTAG
- a CDS encoding HU family DNA-binding protein produces the protein MNKTELVDAIASKANITKVAAKTALEATLASITESLKSGEPVQLVGFGTFKVNARKARTGRNPKTGKEIKIAASKVPAFVSGKSLKEAIK, from the coding sequence ATGAATAAAACAGAACTTGTAGATGCTATTGCTAGCAAAGCTAATATTACTAAAGTTGCAGCAAAAACTGCTTTAGAAGCAACTTTAGCTTCAATCACTGAATCATTAAAATCTGGTGAGCCAGTTCAATTAGTTGGTTTCGGTACATTTAAAGTTAATGCTCGTAAAGCTCGTACTGGTCGTAACCCAAAAACTGGTAAAGAAATCAAAATTGCAGCAAGCAAAGTACCAGCATTTGTTTCTGGTAAAAGCTTAAAAGAAGCAATCAAATAA
- the glyS gene encoding glycine--tRNA ligase subunit beta, which produces MMQKTFLVEIGTEELPPKSLRTLAESFAANFIEQLDNANLEHGEVLWFASPRRLALKVLNLNDTQPDSQVVKRGPAVSAAFDANGKPTKAAEGWARGCGIDISQAERIQTDKGEWLSYTHNQKGQPVVNLLCDMVKNALNKLPIPKPMRWAARQVEFIRPSHTVTMLYGDQLVPGVILDIQSDRIIRGHRFMGEQEFTIDNADQYPEILEQRGKVIADYNKRKSIIKQQVQEAAEKLNGKADLTESLLEEVSSLVEWPVVLTAKFEERFLEVPAESLVYTMKGDQKYFPVYDKQGKLLPNFIFVANIESKDPQVVISGNEKVVRPRLADAEFFYRTDLKQRLEDRLPRLETVLFQQQLGTVKDKALRIEALSGFIAEKIGANTEQAKRAGKLTKCDLVTNTVFEFPETQGIIGRYIAIKDGESIEVATAIEEQYKPRFSGDELPSTPVSSAVSIAEKMDTLAGIFGIGQHPKGDKDPFALRRAAIGVLRIIVEKSLPLDLVELASFATSLYGNKLTNNNVVIDIVNFMQGRFRAWYQEKGFAIDTIQAVLAINPTKPADFDTRVNAVTHFRTLPEASSLAEANKRVSNILSKSENAIPENINASLLETGAESELAMQIAILTDKLAPYFTEGRYQDALIELASLKAPIDTFFEKVMVMVDDEKIKLNRLALLKKLQNLFLKVADISILQS; this is translated from the coding sequence ATTATGCAAAAAACATTTCTAGTAGAAATCGGTACTGAAGAGTTACCACCGAAATCACTCCGCACTTTGGCTGAAAGCTTTGCAGCTAATTTTATTGAACAACTTGATAATGCTAACTTAGAACATGGTGAGGTACTTTGGTTTGCATCGCCGCGCCGTTTAGCTTTAAAAGTATTGAATTTAAATGACACTCAACCAGATAGCCAAGTTGTTAAACGCGGTCCTGCGGTAAGTGCCGCATTTGATGCAAATGGTAAACCAACAAAAGCAGCAGAAGGCTGGGCTAGAGGGTGTGGCATCGATATCTCTCAAGCAGAGCGCATTCAAACAGATAAAGGCGAATGGTTATCTTATACTCATAATCAAAAAGGACAGCCTGTTGTTAATTTATTATGTGATATGGTTAAAAATGCATTAAATAAATTACCTATTCCTAAACCTATGCGCTGGGCAGCTCGCCAAGTTGAATTTATCAGACCAAGCCATACTGTAACTATGCTATATGGTGATCAACTCGTACCGGGCGTCATTTTAGACATTCAATCAGATCGTATTATTCGCGGACACCGCTTTATGGGTGAACAAGAATTTACCATTGATAATGCTGACCAATATCCTGAAATCCTTGAACAACGAGGCAAAGTTATTGCTGACTATAACAAGCGAAAATCAATCATTAAGCAGCAAGTTCAAGAAGCTGCTGAAAAACTTAATGGTAAAGCAGATTTAACTGAAAGCTTACTTGAGGAAGTTTCATCATTGGTTGAATGGCCTGTAGTATTAACAGCAAAATTTGAAGAAAGATTTTTAGAAGTTCCAGCTGAATCATTGGTATATACGATGAAAGGCGATCAAAAATATTTCCCTGTCTATGATAAACAAGGAAAACTATTACCAAACTTTATTTTCGTTGCCAATATTGAATCGAAAGATCCTCAAGTTGTTATTTCTGGTAATGAAAAAGTAGTTCGTCCACGCTTAGCTGATGCCGAATTTTTCTATAGAACAGACTTAAAACAACGTTTGGAAGATCGCCTTCCTCGCCTTGAGACGGTTTTATTTCAACAACAACTTGGTACAGTTAAAGATAAAGCACTTCGTATTGAGGCCTTATCTGGATTCATCGCTGAAAAAATTGGTGCTAACACTGAACAAGCCAAACGTGCAGGGAAATTAACTAAATGTGATTTAGTGACCAACACGGTGTTTGAATTTCCTGAAACACAAGGCATCATAGGTCGATATATAGCGATTAAAGATGGTGAAAGTATTGAAGTCGCTACCGCTATTGAAGAACAATATAAACCTCGTTTTTCAGGCGATGAACTACCAAGTACTCCTGTGTCTAGTGCGGTATCTATTGCCGAAAAAATGGATACATTAGCCGGTATTTTTGGTATTGGTCAACATCCTAAAGGTGATAAAGATCCATTTGCACTTCGCCGTGCAGCTATTGGTGTATTACGTATTATTGTTGAAAAAAGCTTACCTCTTGATTTAGTTGAGCTAGCAAGTTTTGCCACATCTTTATATGGAAATAAATTAACCAACAACAATGTTGTTATAGATATTGTTAATTTTATGCAAGGTCGATTCCGAGCATGGTATCAAGAAAAAGGATTTGCGATAGATACCATTCAGGCTGTCTTGGCAATTAATCCAACCAAGCCTGCAGATTTTGATACCCGCGTTAATGCGGTAACACATTTTAGAACGTTACCTGAAGCTTCTTCATTAGCAGAAGCAAATAAACGTGTATCAAATATTTTGTCTAAATCTGAAAACGCTATCCCTGAAAATATTAACGCTTCACTTCTTGAAACGGGAGCTGAAAGCGAATTAGCTATGCAAATAGCAATATTGACAGATAAGTTAGCACCTTACTTTACTGAAGGTCGATATCAAGATGCCTTAATTGAATTAGCATCACTTAAAGCACCTATTGATACATTTTTTGAGAAAGTAATGGTAATGGTTGATGACGAAAAAATTAAACTAAACCGATTGGCTCTTTTGAAAAAATTACAAAATTTATTTTTGAAGGTTGCCGATATTTCTATACTACAATCATAA
- the serA gene encoding phosphoglycerate dehydrogenase: MVVQALTKDENKFLLLEGVHPSAIETLKSAGFNNIEYHKGALSKSELEAAIKDARFIGIRSRTHLTKDIIDAAPKLAGIGCFCIGTNQVELDAATVKGIPVFNAPFSNTRSVAELVLAEAILLLRRVPEANAKAHQGKWNKLATGSHEARGKNLGIIGYGHIGSQLSVLAESLGMNVYFYDIETKLPLGNAKQISSMKELLAMSDIVSMHVPENSTTIKMIGKSEIDMMKSGSILINASRGSVIDIEALTQALENNKLSGAAIDVFPSEPATNSDPFESPLCKFDNVIITPHIGGSTTEAQENIGIEVATKLAKYSDTGATLSAVNFPEASLPIPAKGSSRFINIHHNQPGVLTAINTLFAEQGLNISAQYLQTDSKIGYVVIDIDRVEQNKAEELLVKLKNVAGTIRARLLF, translated from the coding sequence ATGGTTGTTCAAGCGTTAACCAAAGATGAAAACAAGTTTCTGTTACTTGAAGGTGTCCACCCTAGCGCGATTGAAACACTTAAATCGGCAGGCTTTAACAACATTGAATATCATAAAGGTGCGCTATCCAAATCCGAACTTGAAGCGGCAATTAAAGATGCAAGATTTATTGGTATTCGCTCAAGAACACATTTAACAAAAGATATAATCGATGCTGCCCCAAAACTTGCAGGAATTGGTTGTTTCTGTATTGGAACCAATCAAGTTGAACTTGATGCTGCAACCGTTAAAGGAATTCCTGTTTTTAATGCACCGTTTTCTAATACGCGTTCTGTTGCAGAGCTAGTATTGGCTGAAGCGATTTTATTACTTCGCCGAGTACCTGAAGCTAATGCCAAAGCTCACCAGGGAAAATGGAACAAATTAGCCACAGGTTCTCATGAAGCGCGTGGTAAAAATTTAGGTATCATTGGTTATGGCCATATCGGTAGTCAATTAAGCGTATTGGCTGAATCATTAGGCATGAATGTTTATTTTTATGATATCGAAACTAAATTACCATTAGGCAATGCCAAACAAATTTCATCCATGAAAGAATTACTTGCCATGAGTGATATTGTAAGTATGCATGTTCCAGAAAACTCAACCACAATTAAAATGATTGGCAAATCAGAAATCGACATGATGAAATCAGGCTCTATATTGATTAATGCCTCTCGCGGTAGTGTGATTGATATTGAAGCCTTAACTCAAGCGTTGGAAAACAATAAACTTAGTGGTGCTGCTATTGACGTTTTCCCTAGTGAACCGGCAACTAATAGCGATCCATTCGAATCACCACTGTGTAAATTTGATAATGTCATTATTACCCCACATATCGGCGGTTCAACTACTGAAGCTCAAGAAAATATCGGTATTGAAGTTGCAACCAAGTTGGCAAAATATTCTGATACAGGCGCAACACTTTCAGCGGTTAACTTCCCTGAAGCATCATTACCGATTCCGGCAAAAGGATCTAGTCGATTTATTAATATTCATCACAATCAACCCGGCGTGTTGACTGCAATAAATACGCTATTTGCAGAACAAGGTCTAAACATTTCAGCTCAGTATTTACAGACTGATTCTAAAATTGGTTATGTTGTGATTGATATTGATAGAGTAGAACAAAATAAAGCAGAAGAGTTATTAGTTAAACTAAAAAATGTCGCTGGTACAATTCGAGCAAGATTATTGTTCTAA
- the envC gene encoding murein hydrolase activator EnvC, translated as MSIYRNLLIILFIGLMNTHFVYADDNQQLESLRRSIKEHEKRLAEQTKERTQLVNDLKNQETEIANLLTSIEKNGLTLKKLDGEITNLIKQIDELTIKQNQQRDELSKQLESAFKLGKNTNFKLIFASEQSERNERLITYFRYINEARQQQINKLRETQLQLNEKKNALQKKQAIQKTLHNKQKQEQIALEKNHQKRQKTINSLESSMQKNQQKLAQLKDNEAKLQAKIAQAERENRRIAEEEARQAKNIQEKQKNTNYTPNADERALMARVSGIGKPQNQFLWPVNGSIAHRFGEALQGELRWKGMVINAKDGTQVKAITDGRVILASWLQGYGFVVALEHGKGDMSLYGYNQRVLVEVGDNVRTDQPIAIVGSSGGQNTPGLYFEIRRDGKALDPSGWLK; from the coding sequence ATGTCTATTTATCGTAATCTATTGATTATTTTATTTATTGGATTAATGAATACACATTTTGTGTATGCTGATGATAATCAACAATTAGAATCATTGCGTCGTTCAATTAAAGAGCATGAAAAGCGCCTAGCAGAACAAACAAAAGAACGGACTCAATTGGTCAATGATCTTAAAAACCAAGAAACTGAAATTGCTAATTTACTTACATCGATTGAAAAAAATGGTCTTACGCTAAAAAAATTAGATGGGGAAATTACTAATTTAATCAAGCAAATTGATGAATTAACCATTAAACAAAATCAACAACGAGATGAGTTATCCAAACAGCTAGAAAGCGCATTTAAATTAGGAAAAAATACCAATTTTAAGTTGATCTTTGCTAGCGAACAAAGTGAGCGTAATGAACGCCTTATTACTTATTTTCGTTATATTAATGAAGCAAGACAACAACAAATAAATAAGCTTCGTGAAACGCAATTACAACTCAATGAAAAGAAAAATGCTTTACAAAAAAAGCAAGCCATTCAAAAAACACTACATAACAAGCAAAAACAAGAGCAAATAGCCTTAGAAAAAAATCACCAAAAACGCCAAAAAACTATCAATTCTCTTGAATCATCAATGCAAAAAAATCAACAAAAATTAGCTCAACTTAAAGATAATGAAGCGAAATTACAGGCTAAGATTGCTCAAGCAGAAAGAGAAAACCGTCGAATTGCGGAAGAAGAAGCAAGACAAGCCAAAAATATCCAAGAAAAACAAAAGAATACAAATTATACACCTAATGCGGATGAACGTGCATTAATGGCTCGAGTTAGTGGTATTGGTAAACCACAGAATCAATTTCTTTGGCCTGTAAATGGTAGTATTGCTCATCGATTTGGTGAGGCTTTGCAAGGTGAACTTCGTTGGAAGGGAATGGTGATAAATGCCAAAGATGGCACACAAGTCAAAGCAATTACTGATGGTCGAGTTATCCTAGCCAGCTGGCTGCAAGGTTATGGTTTTGTGGTTGCGCTTGAGCACGGTAAAGGCGATATGAGTTTATATGGCTATAACCAACGTGTTTTAGTAGAAGTCGGTGATAATGTTAGGACAGATCAGCCGATTGCAATTGTTGGTTCAAGCGGAGGTCAAAATACTCCTGGACTTTATTTTGAAATTCGCCGAGATGGTAAAGCATTAGATCCTAGTGGTTGGTTAAAATGA